Genomic segment of Coturnix japonica isolate 7356 chromosome 24, Coturnix japonica 2.1, whole genome shotgun sequence:
ACTACATCCTCAAAGGTACCTGCATGTGCCCTGTGCATCCTCCCTGCATCCTCCATACCCCAACTGCATTCCCCCATTTATAACTGTGCATCCTTTCTGCATCTCCCTTGCCCTCATGCTCCTCTTATGCAGAGCTCATGCATTGTTTTTGCATCCCTTACATCTCCCCTGCATGTTGGGTGCATCACCTGAGCATCCCTCCTGCATCCTTACAGCATCCCCATGAACTCTCATATGTTACTATTCATTCTCATTTGTCCTGTGTGCCCATCTGGGGCACTTCTGCATCTATTGGGAATGCCTGGGCTCCCCTAATGCACCGTTGTGCATCTTCTCTGCTTTGAATCTCCTTTGTGTGCCTCAGGCATCCTCCATGCACCTCCTGGGCATCCCTCATGCATCACCTGCTCATTTCCCTGCATCTTTTGTGAATCCCCCATGCATTCTTTGTACACCATTGCACACCAGTGCAACCCCTGTGCTCCCTTTTGTGCATACCTTGTGAATTCCTGATGcatcccttctgctttcctcctgtgTCGTCTTACATCCCATTTACAGCCACTGTGCAACCTCATTCAAACTTATGCACCCTCAACATGAATGCTTGTGCATCCTTGGTGCGTGCTCATGAATGCTCATGCATACTTGTGCATACAAACTCTCAAGCCTGCATGTGCACTCCCATGTATCAGTGCATACTCATACAGCCTACTGCACACTCATGCATCACTGTGTGACCCTGCACATCCTTGTGgaccctcctgcagccctgttATGCATCactctgcagcctcctgcacCCTAGTGCAGCCCCGTGCACATTCGTGCACACTCACCTCTCTCTTTGCAGTGCTCTGCCCAACCTGatgcagtgcagccctgcaccCCCAAACTCCGGCACCCCCACAAATGGGGCGGACACATGGAAACAGGTCACCTGCACCTCCCCTGCCCACATCCCCCCAAACCTTTGCACAgctgggaaataaataatttgtttcattaattAAGCAACTGGCATCCGGtgtctttttcccctccctgcaatgaacagaatcatagaattgctcaggttggaaaagaccataaagatcatcaagttcaaccacaacccaaccatgctACCATAACgaacaaccctccactaaatgatatccctgagcaccacatccaaatagtttttaaacacatccagggatggtgactcaaccacatccctgagcagcctattcagtgcttaacaaccctttctgtaaagttcCTTCTGATATCCAACTTAAACTTaacctggcacaacttgaagccatttccccttctcctgtcaccagtgagaagagaccaacacccctctcactgcaatcacctttcagatactggaagagagcagcaAGAAGAATCATGCTGCTTTGGGCTCTGTCACGTTTTTGGGCACTCACCTGTGCAAAAAGACACTCATGCTGGGGGAAGAAACCAATTCTGGAGAACTGTTGGTCGTATTTGGCGAGCATTCCTCATTTTTGGGAGGCAACATTTGGTGGCATAGTGTCAGGGGAGCTGCCATTGATTTTGGAGTGGGTTACTCATTTGGAGGCACACTGCATACCTGGAGAAGCAGAGTTCATATCTGGGGATGGTCCCTCATTCTGGGGGAGCATAGTTCATAATGGTGGTAAATCACTCAAGTTTCAGAGTTCTTCATAGAGAGACATCACTTTTCTAAGTACAAATCCTTTTAGGGTTGCATCCCTCATTTGTGGTTTTGAAGCAATTCACTCATTTTAGAAGAATTTGCCTATTTGTGCATTGCCTGTTTTGGGGTTATTCACCCATTCTGGCGTTCCACTTGTCCTTCATCCCCCTCATCTCCACTAGGAAGAAGCTGACaataaaatacagctgcaaAACCTCATCTCGTAGCACTTTATAATAAATGGACATGAATTAATACTAAATTACAATGAATCCTTTATGAAATTACAGATTACATTCACGCCAGATCAGTATTGAAAAATAGGCTTTGCTGCCCATTGCATCGCTTTGTGGCTGCGGCTGTTGTTTCTTCTCAACTCTTCAAGAGCCAAAAGAAGGTCAAAATTGGCAATTCATGCAGCCGCCAAAATCCTTCCTTATTACAGAAGAACAAATGCCTCACTGATGGGGAAGaacttgcagaaaaaaatccttttctttttttttaacccccATGGAACTGAGAAGATGCCCTGTTACCTGGACTGCTTTTATTCTCATGTTTTAAGGCAGAATTTGCCTTTTTTGCTACCACTTGAAGCCCCCAAACACAGTGTTTTTGTACAGCTGCCCCCTGACAGCTCACTTGTGGCACTTGGGGGTGAGAAACTCAATGTTTTCCTGCGCAGGTGGATGACATTGGGGAGATACCatctttctgaatttccttCCTCCTGGGGAAATCACTATTCAATCTGGGGTGAAAGGCTGCTCTTTTATTCCTATTTGGTACCAAAACATCCTGGAAAGGTTTTGCTTAGCCTCATATCCAGCCCAACTTTGCATCCAGTCTCAGCCTGAAGGACAAGGCTGAGTATTTTTTCCAGATTTGATGGGTTTTTTAGCACATAAATTAAAGAGTTTGGGGagctttctcccttttcctgaAAGTCATGTGTAGGAGTCACCAAATGGCCACAGCACTGGGGCCAAAACAGGGAGATTTGAGCAATCCTGTGCGTCAAGAGCATGAAACTTTCTTCCAATCTGATAGGAAGCAGAATTGGCAACTTGGCAATTTTTTCCCCCGTGCCGACATTTATGTGAATGACCTTTTTTGTGGAAGCTTCCCTCCAGAATACATCAATCCTGTTTTTGTTGAGGGTTTTTTTGCACCAAGAAATCCAAGAGGATGCAACAGCCCATGGTGGCATCCAAGCATGGTGGGGAAAACAACCTCCCCTGCAATTGCTCTCCTTAccaaaaatgaagggaaaggggagaaaacaaggataaaacctgaaagaaaacctcaaaaaaaaTCCGGCCACAATATGTGCCTTGTAAACACGTGTCCTTCACTGCCATGTGCTGATGTGGTGGCCCTGGTGCTCCCACAGGCAGACGGGGCATCTGTCGGTGCCTCCACGGTTAGCTTTTTCCTCACCGATTTGTTGTTATTCTTGCTGTTTTTGCCATTTGGGGAGAGGTCGCTTCCGATGCCATCCAGGATTTGGGGAGCGTGCAGGGTGAGCTACTCCAGTGAGTCACTGTGGTCCAAGCCAAGGTTAGTGCCAGGTGCAGCCGGGAGGCCACCAggctcctcctccagctcctcctcctcctcttcctcctcctccatctcgTCCTCATCCTCTTCATCGTCATCCTCCTCAGTGCCATCTAGGGAGTCCTCGTGAGCTGCAAGCATAGCCTGCTGCATGGCCATGGTGGCCGTGGCTGATGAGAGGGGCTGCAGGTTGTCCATGGCAAGGGagcctgaaaataaaagataaaaataaggaCTCCCTGGCTAATATAAGAAAGTACATCTCCCAGATCAtgttgcccaaagccccatcccacccagccTTAGCACTgccagtgatggggcatccacagcttctcaggCAATATTCCTTTCACCTTCTTATACCACCACCTcccttcatctttctcttcctctcctttctgctttccccttcccaaACACCTCAGCAAGAGGATCATCTCCATGTCTGTCACAAGGGAACCATCACACTGCCATACAAGTGACCCCACTGCCAACACCCTCATGATGACTAACTGGATGGACTGTTGTGTATGGGCAACTTCTTCAACATGTTTTTCCTCTAATCTTTAAACACAAGCATCAAGCCATAATACAAAGCATGGCCCTATCCAGAAGGAACAGGGACCACCAGGATCCTCCTTACCATCAGGATTTGTCCCTGAATTGCCACCCTGCTGCTGAAGGACACCGGCAGCGATGGAGTTGGGCCAGAACCGCTGGGTGGGCCGGTGCTGAGATTTGATTTTCTTGGCTTTAGGGGCTGGGTCTGGGTTGCTGGCATCGAGCATCGGTTGCAGGATGCGCCGGCGGGCATTGATGAAcctttccaaggaaaaaaagaatggccattcaattaaaaattgtttaaattACTATATTAAGTACATAATAACAATTTAGTGAATTGTTatattatttgtatatatataattactaTAAAACCTTTTCAAAATTGGTTTCATGatgcagaaaactgtttttctatCCCGTTTCCCAAGCCATGTGCCTATGTTTCATTTGTCTGTGGCAAGTTAATCCATTGCCCTAATTTATCCAACTATTAATTGCAGGAGAGAAAATACTGGCTGCTATATTGGGATTGCCAGGAGAGGGCATTGATACTTTACAAATAAACActagattcatagaatcagaatacGCTAAGTTGGaagtgacccatagggatcgCCAGTGTCCAACAACTAACTGAGCACACAGCCATTCTACTGCCTAAAAATGAGCCATAACCAATCACCCTATCCCTAAAAATGGACTAAATGAGACAAAATGGTTTGAAATCCATAAAATCTGTGAGGTGACAGCATAGGTCACCAGTGTGCTCACCAGTTATTGACTTGTAAGAGGGTCAGGTTGGTTTGTGCAGCGATTTGCCTCTTCTCATCCTCTGTGGGATAGGGGTGCTGGAAGATAGATGGGTAACAAAATGACATGCACGTATGTAAAGCAGCAGCCCCAATcaggggaaataaaaatcaaaaagagcactttttttttctactgtccTTTTTCTAGCCCCAGTGGTGGCCAAGCAGTCTCCTTGCATGAAAATACCCCAGTTGCATCCTCTATGAATTACACCTCCACTCGTCAACCCCCAGATTGgatgattttgtaattttacaTTTTGGACAATTTCTGCTGTACCAGAATGGCAGCCATAGGGGCAGCTGTTCCACCAAACCCACCCTGACTGATGGAAAAGGGGATCTTGGAGCCATTAACTGTACAGAACACTCCCTCACACATCTGCAAATGTAGATGAAAGACAGAAACTTGGCTTATCTTGGCTTATTTCCCCTTCTGGTTTTGTTTACTAAACATCAGGGTCATAATGTTGCCACCTGCAGTGAAAACACTCACGCCTCAAATGCTCccagaataaaagcaaagccaCTTTGTGCCTTCAAATATCCCAGACCGAGACAAGCCACCAACTTTAGTTTGTTCATTCTGAAGGTTTTGggggcattttttttctttccagctcaCCATGAGGTGCTGGAAGAGCCAGGAGCGCATGATGTTGGTGGCGTGTTTGGGCAGGACGCCCCGCTTGTTCTTGGACTTCTTGTCCTCACCATCAAGGAGTGAGGTGAGATCCAGGTTCACCTGccagggagagggagaaaatcaGCTGAAAAAGGTGATTGGCAAGgcaaaaaagcccaaacaaaaATGAACCTCAAGTGGGACTGGGAAAACAGACTGTGGTGAGAACCTCCCAGATGCCATCGGTTTCCCAAAATCTGCATTAAACTCCCATTTTCCACCAGGATCTCTCTCCACCCATTCAGCATCTTCATATTTGTACCCAGTATTGCAAAGGGCAATTGGCTTTTTCCAACCACAGTGGCACCAGTGGGGACAACACCATGACCGCTTTCAATGTGCAATTATGGAGGATAATTTACCATAATAAAAATaccacaacaaaacagagaCAACTATTTTAAACAGCCTGAGGTTAAAACTCTGTGATTCGTTAGCTCCTCGTTCCTCACTATACTTATTCCAATTAATAGAGGAGAAACGTTGTGggaaaatgtgctgcttttagaaaaaaattaaaaataaatacactggGATGCTGCAAGAGAAGCTTTAATGATGTCGTGGGAAAAGAACTGAAACCTCagttaaaaagattttttttccccagctcttCATCAAAACACTTCTCCGGGATGAATTAAACATCAGCCCGGCAGGTCCCACCGCTCCCATGAGCTCCAGATGAATAAATCACGCCAGCGGTGCGGGAAGAGCATCCGGAGGTGCTTGTCCAGgctgctctccctgccctgATATTCCCTGTGCGTCTGTTTCCTGCACCTCAGAGAGCTTTGCTGCAAGATCCAAGCTGGTGACGGCAAGATAttaaagagggaaaggaaaaaagaagccttGAAGGCATTAAAGCCTGCTGCGGAGGTGTCTTCTCCTTccaaaatatccttttttttccacatgcatTTATGCCTGATAGTGTTAGGAGGCTCCTGCCACTAAGAACGTGCATGGGGGGACTGAGGCTGATCTGCCCCCAGGGAGCAGTGTGGCAGAGAGTGATATGTTTTGCCTAAACTCCTGAGGAATGACAGCGTTAGTAAGAGATTGAGGATGCAGGATACGTGCAGACAGGGATGGTAAGTTATCTTTATAAAGCAATTTCTACCCACAGTGTGTGTCTGGGTGGTGCTGTGTACAGCCAGGGGTTGGGCTTGGTGCCCCTTGCAGGTTCCCTCCAGTTCATAATGCTCTGTGGATCGATTTACCTGGGCGTTGGGGATCTGCAGGGCACCAGGGGCGATGGCTTGGGCGAGGACCTGGCCCTGAGATGTCACCATCGTCACGGGCTGGTACAGGGCTCCACCTGCAGAAGACAGGGTTTGTGGGGGTGCTGCATGTTGAGGGTTCCCCCCCACAGCCTCCCTGCTGGCCCTACCTGGCACGGCGGGTgatccagccccactgcccatGGCCAGGTTGCCTGGGGGTAGCGCGGCTGCAGGCACCACGATTCCCGGTGGGGGGTTGGATGCGGCTGGCAGTGCCGCAGGtgagctctgcagcatctcctgcaaaaaaaaaaaataaaagaggatttcaaagcattttgttgCATGCAATAAgagctttgttttcccctccttctgTTGCAGttggaaataaaatgtggaaaaacaagGAATTACGCTTTGCAAAGCTCCAAGTCATGTCTAAGCAACTTCACCTCTTTGTGCAGCCACTATTTTcaacaaatgcagaaagcacCACATAGATgacaagaaggaaataattctgtTGTCTTCTTCCTATCTacatgtttctttattttttttcccctttgtctgAAACTTGATGAAGCAGCTTCTCCTCAAAGGGAAAACACCataaactgctctgaaaaaatTAAACTTCCCCCAAAAAAGCACATGAACAGCACAGATCTCCAAtaagagcagcagaaaataacCACTGTCAGTTTCTCCATGCCAgcataataatttttaaaaaaatagtaacatAGGTCAATTTGACATAATTCCCTGCAGCTTTAAAGTTAACTTATtgcaaaaatgaagatttcttcCCCAAGTGCTGTATTGTTTGCATCAGCCTTTCACCCAAGagctgcaaatggaaaaaagcacaaaaaggtTACGTGATTATTTAGCAAAATACTTTGGGATGTGTGTCACAGTGGGAGGATATAGAGAACACAGGGCCAAGCACAGCAGCCTCCATGACATGCAAGATTTTTGCATGTTATGCCAACAACATTTAAAACTATCCTTCCAAAACAAGCCTGACACAGGTGTGTATGTGTAATATGCCCACTTGTATCTGAGATAAAGCTGCATTCATATTTTGCAGTAAAAGGAGgatctttttctccctcttctacCCATTTTCCCATTCTGCCTCATTTCTCCATTGTccttttcctcagctgctgAACAAAATACCAACAAAAGGCACTTTCCACGTTACTTGAAGTTACTTCAAtttgaaacatttcttcagCAAGCCTATTTCTTGCTCTGAGAAAAGAGGATTTATCTGGAGGACTGATGTGCAGTGACACCAAAACACAAGCACAGCCAGAAAAAGCCATCACCCTTCTTGTAACAATAACACAATGGAGATAAGTTGAATGCTCAGATCAATTAACTGTACATCAGTAGATTATATGGGTGCATTGTTCACCAGGAGATGTGCAGAGCTCTCCTCCTGACTCATTATTCTGCAGTTCCTCAGAAAACGAGAACCCAGAAGACTGTTTTTGGAAGTGCACtaagaaataattcagaatatCTGAAAGTGCATCAACACTGCAAAACCAGAAGTATCCAATGGAAGTGGAGGCTCTGCCTTAAAATAGTTACAGACATCTCCAAGAAGatttaaaacatgtatttagCAGACTAATTGCAATTGCCAGCCAAATGACATTGCTGTGAtgattttataaatgttttacatttcaggACTCCAGTTGGAAAGTTTCTGGCAATTTTTACTCTTGAGTGTAGAAAGAATGACACCATCACTAGGTGTCTCTCCAGGTCCATCTCAGCACCAAAATTCTGCAGCTCTATGGCAAAACATGGTTTCTCcaaattaaaaatcactttaatgAGGATATGGACCTGACATATACTGCATTGTGCACAAAATAACCCTTTCTCACAACAAGGCAAGTACTAAAACGCAGCGCTACTTGTGCTGATGTCCTTCCACTTTGTTCTATGatgcagtgatttctttttggGTGGCACACATGCAGGAAATTTCATCCATTCCTAATTGTTTGAGATTTGTCTGTGCTTGTGTTAAACTGGGGAAAATCTGGGTTAgttggagaaaagaaagaaacctgaGTGTACTGAGAAAGAGTTGGCCAAACTCAGCACCGCAGAGGCACAGTTGGATGGATGGGGGGATGAAAACCTGTTGGCTTTAAATAGCAGAGAAATCAATACAGTGGTAATTATCCCATTCTGTCAGTCCCACTTGTTGCTTTCTCAGTTTCAGCTCTTGTTCTTCTTACAACATCTCCATACATTTTTAAGCAGGCAGTTGTGTGACCAAAACAAACTTTGCCTAAGCCAGAAACCTAGCTTTCACAACTGATCTGGTTCATCTCCTATGAAAATGATTGATCCCatatcttgaaagaaaacaaacaaaaaaaaaaccccacaagcCTATTTTCTAAGAAAACTTGTAGTCCAATAATTGATTAACCACTTTTCCattatttagattttttttttaaattcctatAGTAGTGGCTGCTTAGGTGTTATACCCATCTTCATTGGGATTAATAGCAGAATGATTAGCCAAATCATTCCACTTGCCATCTTTTGAACACAAGTCTTGCAGTTCTTCAGCTCTCTGAAGCATCCCCAGCACTATAAAGCTCCTTTGATGAACAAAAAGTGTTCCCACTGTTGTATTTCTAAGCTTTATCCATGCAAACTCAAGTACGCTCAATGAGCTGAAGCACCCTGACACCTGACATTGCTGAGTTGGGTAATTAGAAAAAATTTGCCCTTATGCCAGCACCCATCTGCCATCCCCATCCAGCACCAAGGGAGGTGGTGCCTCCTTCTGG
This window contains:
- the PKNOX2 gene encoding homeobox protein PKNOX2; protein product: MHHVSPAPALTMMATQTVPPPPYQDSPQMTATAQQPSKAQPVHLSATPAPTAAVPPAAGDPQAQLEADKRAVYRHPLFPLLTLLFEKCEQATQGSECITSASFDVDIENFVHQQEQEHKPFFSDDPELDNLMVKAIQVLRIHLLELEKVNELCKDFCNRYITCLKTKMHSDNLLRNDLGGPYSPNPSSISLHPQEMLQSSPAALPAASNPPPGIVVPAAALPPGNLAMGSGAGSPAVPGGALYQPVTMVTSQGQVLAQAIAPGALQIPNAQVNLDLTSLLDGEDKKSKNKRGVLPKHATNIMRSWLFQHLMHPYPTEDEKRQIAAQTNLTLLQVNNWFINARRRILQPMLDASNPDPAPKAKKIKSQHRPTQRFWPNSIAAGVLQQQGGNSGTNPDGSLAMDNLQPLSSATATMAMQQAMLAAHEDSLDGTEEDDDEEDEDEMEEEEEEEEELEEEPGGLPAAPGTNLGLDHSDSLE